Part of the Hevea brasiliensis isolate MT/VB/25A 57/8 chromosome 16, ASM3005281v1, whole genome shotgun sequence genome is shown below.
cgaagattttgaaaaatgtatagataattgggatactccaaaagtacaaaaggatcaaatcatcagactacaaaacttaattttttcaaaactgatttcacaatcaaaactgaagagagagatcttcagattacaaaaccttttgagataatttttcttttgtctaaaaaatccttacaaaaacaccgtGAAAAGCAGTATAAATACATCCacataggtttagtccaagttggaattaaaccgcTTACAAAAGAAGGATTGAACACGTCGatcctagcagttcttagagatattaggttcataaactttcaggactccttgcttagttcagtcGAGTCTAGCTTGTGTAGTGGACCAATCTCTTTTGATTactatccaaattttactgttttGTTAAATAacagtaatattacaaaatctcttattttacaaatcaaaactcataattacaaaatgcttgaaggatctattcctctcgcactgatttacaaaatctattacaaagctatggtttctgcttttgctataaaacataagtttcagagtaaaagaggagaaactttgcttctacaaactgatcttacaaaatccaacactATAATCActagatctatccaatggaaggacataacccCGCCAGAAGAATGGGTCTTAGAAGGTGCAGTAGAACCAAAATCTTCaaaatagttgagccaaacgCTCAACTAAGGCAAATAACCTAGTGtgacgatggaagagtcagccttagctttaatagaagccttaggttttcagatgattcTTCAATGTCTAGTACTGTAGGCATAGGAAGATTGCCTTGTATACTTTCTGTCAATTGTTTGCCTgttacaaaaccaattggaatACAAAATTCAgtctaggtattctacctcagacttacctagctcttctaggttctctacttcagaaatacctaaatccactttacaaaacgtagattactctacaaatgttccacatccaatttatacaaatttacaaaatgaTTCTGTTCAGGTTGAAATCCAAACAGAATCAGAATctacttctcctaccttttcagccattacagaaaatgtaaaccatgaacttaatgtgcttgaaaaagaatttgaactagacaaacaatatttgcatgatgatttttattctgctaaaaatcataaaaagcaaatgtggtctttcaaaaatttcaatgatcaaaggaaagaaattcaaaatgaatattatgactttatatACCAATATAAAGTTCAAATTCTTTTCTTTGACTGGTTTGGGATGTATGCTAAAAAACATAACATTTCATATCCATTTTCCAAAAttccaaaaactttcaaaaaatcaaaactagtttcaaaacctTCTCAGATTTCAAAACCTAAACAACAAGAGTTAGAAGACAACTAATAAGAGTTCATTGTGGCTCTAAAAACTCTTCTAAAGAAAACAGAAGAAAAACTGTCTATTAACCCTGTCACTGTTAGAAATAAAGTttctgattgaaaaatttcagatggtagaaaaatacagtctgaacatcctcctcttaggaAAGTAAAAATTCCCTACTTAGAACAAACAGTATAAGCAACcccttacaaaattccaaatgaaaatgattctgtgaatataaaaaacattgtcctacagaataattttacaaatgcccatttgcataccataggtaagcaattacaaaaaatggaacaaaaccaaCAGGCTACAGTTTCCCAAGTTGAAACTAAGCTGGATACAAAACTGAAAAACTCAATCTTCAAaccattccaagtttccaaaaaTAGTAAAAAAGATTTACAAAACAACAGTAATTTTTAATTTATCCAAGCTTTGAGAGACATGAAAACTAGACTAGAAGCTTCGACTTCTACTCTAGTAgcacctgaaacacctcaaatctCCTAAAGAAGTGTCAATATAATTGAGGAAGATTCAGATTCAGATGTCCAAAGCTAAGAAAACTAGCTTATGCAAGCTGAAGAAATTCAGTTTTCAAAACATttacaaatcaatagactttattgGCCGCGAGTAGCAACACCCCTCCCAATAACAGTTCTAGATTTAGGCATAGAAAATAAATCTGAAATTCTGACCcagtctaaattcaatgcctctactgtctatgaatggaacatagatggtatgtctgaatataatatcttgaatttgctccagcaaatgaccatggcagcaaatgcttacaaaacccaaactGAAACCCTAGACAGAGCTATTGCTGAACTCTTCATTGCAAGGTTCTCAGGATAGCTtaaaggatggtgggattatcatctcaTGAATCTATAAAAATATgagattctagaatccatacaaactcaagaagatggcGTGCCAATTCTTGATAAGTTAGGCCAACCAATCCCAGATGTAGTAGCCACCTTGATAGTAATAATCTCTTTACATTTCGTAGGTGACCCATGTCATTTTAAGGATAAGAATGCCGAACTCCTTTCAAACCTTAGATGCAAAAAATTGAGTGATTTTCAGTATTACAAAAACACATTTCTTACTAGGAtaatgcttagagaagattctaatcagccattttggaaagaaaaattccttgctggacttccgacccttttaggagaaaaagttaggaataaaatcaaggaagcatttggaaatcaaatcctgtatgataaattaacctatggtgaactagtcagtctcactcaaaaagaaggtttaaagatttgtcaagatttgaaattacaaaaacatctgaaatgggaaatgagaaaaactcgTTAAGAGTTAAgatctttctgcaaacaatttgaaataggaaccaaGAACCCTACTCCAGACTGTGGAGGAAGTTGTAGAAGAAAACCTTACAAAAAATCATCCAAAAAATATAAAAACTCTTTAAAACCAGAAAAAGATTCCTATTACAAAAAACCTTTAAAAAAGAGTAGTAAACTTAGTCCTCAATCCAAAATAAAGTTCAAAAATTTAACTTGCTACAAATGTGGTAACAAAGGCCACACTGCAAATTTTTGCAAGTTAAACAAAAAACTTAATGagttgcaattagaagaagaaattatTAATAAGATAACTACTCTTTTAATTGAAACTGAAGGCGAGTCCAGTAATTCTGAACCCACAGAAAATGAagaaggattacaaattgatgaattaatcacAAGTTCATCATCCAGTTCTGATTCTGAAACAGAAAATGAACTATTTACAAAACCcaaattgaaaatcaatgttcTTTAAAAAGAACAgaagttactcttagaaatccttATACAGGTTGAAGATCCTCAActacaaaaggaatttttagaaaaacttttaaaaacctttgaagaACAACTAATACAAAAACCTTCTATTATGCCCTCTATTGCAAAAAACACATATGATCTTACGGCCATATTGGGTAGaaagaagacttcaaaacaaTCAACTATTTTAATCCAAATCCTCTAGGAAGAAATGAAAGCTATTAAGGTTGAGCTTAATGAGCTTAAAGAAAAACAGGCACAAGACTCAAAAACaattcaaaaattactttcaaaACGAATCAATGAAGAactcgaagaagaagaagacgaagaaaataatttagaaattcaaAATCTTGAAAAACTTACAGAGGATTTTCTCTTCATTCTTAATGAAATTTCTTCCAGAAAATATTTGATTAGAATTTCGATAGTTTTTTCAAAAGAATTCAAGATCAATACAATTACCTTATTTGATACAGGTAAAGATTTAAATTGTATCAGAGAAGGTATCGTTCCAAAGAAATTCCAAAGAAAAAACTACTGAAAAACTTTCAGCTGCAAATAAttctaaaatcaaaattaattacaaaacagaggcttcaatagtcaattcaaatcttcttctaaaaactttatttgttttaataaaagatattaGTCATAGTGTTATTTTAGGGACACCATTCATCAATTTCATTACTCCCTACAGAGTCAACTATGATGGTTTTTCTTTTAGAACAAAGAACCAAGATCTTGTTTTCCCTTTTGTTGAAAAACCCGAAACAAAAAATTTGAATATCATCAAGGCTTATTCtattaatcaaataaatgttttggaaTAGGAAACAAGACAGTATTTACAAAAAGAATTTCTTTACAAAACAAGCttgttttcaaaaattaattttttgattaCTGCTTATTATAAACTAACCCTTGTGAGTTTTTACAAATGGCATAATCATCCAACAATGGTGATTTAGTTCACTTTGGACCAATAGTCCTCTCTAAAACTCCTGCTCAAAAATTCAGAATTAATGTAGCCAGAACTACAAATGTTCCCACAGAAAGACACCAATGTTTATTAGATAATCTTTGGACTTTAATACAAAACAAACGATTGGGAGTAAcagctctcaatgcactttgtatTGAGTATGAAGAAGCTAATAAATATGTGGCTGACCTCcagaattaaatatcatgaggatcatatcatggtagctcaatgattcattgagtttttacaaaatcaaattttatacaaaactATTACATCCAGAGTTAGTCCATCAGATCCATCcacttctaaccaaaatcatcaccttgaattacaaaaatAGGAATTTGAAGGtctaggatccccactggattctagtgtaaaaatttaaaagtgaaggactgaaggcctaggatccccactggattctagtgaaaaattaccattggccttactggtcaatgtgaaaaattattaCCACAATGAAGTCCTTGTTActtcacttggtgccaataggtTCTTAGAACATTTCCAAACCCGTTGTCTTTCTAAAAAATTCAGGCAACAAGTTCTCAACggtcttcctcaagagatccATGAGCAAATATTACAAAACATCATCCAGTCCAGAACCAAAGAATAGCAGGATGTCTTCCAAAAATGTCTCAATTTTACAAAAAGTAATCAGCAGAATCACAATGAATGGTTATGGGAATGGGACTACCATTCAAAACCCTATTTTCTTTGCACTCAAGAACATCCTAACCGATATCTTCTTTGCTATCCAGATTGTGAAAACAGCTTAGATTCCAGCATTCCCCGCTTCAAAACAGTCCAGTTATCTGGAACTCGATATCTAGACGCAAGACAATTATTCAAATGGGGTATGTTAACCGGAGTTCGAGTTACAAGCTTTGATTGTGAAATGACAAATTTTTTGGGAAATAGAGTCATTCAAGAAGTCAGAAGATTATTATTATGCCAAAAACCAGTCAACATACAAATCATTTCAGCACCTCCAAaagtattagcaaatggagagctACAACAAGCGATCCATTACTTCTACTAGGATACAAAACTTCCTCCTCTCTATCATCTTCTGAATTGGCCATGCAATTACGAAGATCACTTTGTCCAACTCAATAAATGGCGAGCAAAGACAGTCGTCGATAACTGGCAAAAATACCGATATCTAGAGTATGCGCTAGTCCATATGGGTACATATTCTTGGATATATATCCACTATGAATATTTGCCAAGTCCAAAACCCTTTCATATTGAAACACAGTATGAAAATTACATGGTTCAATATGAAAGTTATTACGACTTACCTTCTGTCTTGTCAGATGATGAAACGAGTGACGACGAGGAGACATGGTACAACTTATAGGGTTGTAGAGTGGATGCCTGGGATGCCTAACGTGGTTCGAAAGGATAATAATAATTCTGGGCCTTGACTCGACAAGCTAGCTTTTCTAGttcaaatggtatcagagccacggtAAGCTACCCTAGCTCCCGAGTTCGAATCTTGGAGGGGTTAGTAATATCCAGCTTAAGAGACCTCGGTGGTGTATAATGCCCTCTAGATGGGGCTCATGTGGGCCCCTACTCGGGGTCCTCAACTCACACGGCGGGGGAGGGGTTGGAGAGTGGATGCCTGGGATGCTCAACGTGGTCCGAAAGGATAATAATAATTCTGGGCCTTGACTCGACAAGCTAACTTTTTTAGttgaaatgatatatatatatatatatatatatatatatatatatatatatatatcttatcaaTTAGTAGTatttacataaaatttataaattcaattttcattagaaataatttatatattaacataataattaagaattttagaaatatatctataattgagaaaaatataaatttattttatatgaaatattttttaataaacttataaaaaataaaattaaatgaaaatttcaaaaacattaataaaaaattcatatatttggttgacaaaaattaatttcttttcttatttttttatgtaaatttaaatataattatattaaaataattttacataaataatttatttatataaataaaatacatgtctatttttgtaaaaaatataaatcataaaagtatttttataaaattttatttaaaattatataataataaaaattaaactaagaattttagatttatataaactctaaaattatatagacaattaaattttaagttctaagaattttaaatttaaataaactttaaaaacaaattaaatattaaaaaatatatttataaatattataaataataaagggtaatttaatcaaaattaatttttttcctcACACATTTATATGTATTATATAGATGTAGatgatgaataaataaataattttattaaaatggaagaataaataataattttttccttGATGCAAAGAGAAAAAGTGTACCCAACACTTGTCATCAATTTATATAGGAaaacaaattttattaaaattgtaatGATTTTAATAgcgatttatttttattattaagctttttttatgtcttatgtCTAGGTaagaaaaaaaagtgaaaaacgATTAAAAAGTAAGGGAGTTTTAAGCTCGATGTGGTCTGTAGGTGAAGTTTGCAAATAAGCCAAGCTTGTCCCATGGTTTGTCTTTTGAGATCTTATAGTTGTCGTATAATATATAAGTGAATGgcttatataaaaaaatagactctattaaaattattataattttaataattatttatttttgttattgaACTTTTTATGTATCTTATGTCTACAAAAAAAAATTGGCCCGAAGGGACATTTTGGTAAATCAATCCAACCAATTCAGCCCTAAATAACTCCCTCAAGATCAGGAGCAAGACCCTTCTGCTGCTTGTAGCACTTGGCTCCGGCTAAAGACACAGCCTTCCGTTTCTGCTCTCCGGTAAATATTTCCCTCTCCTttgtctctctctctatctctgtgtgtgtgtgtgtgtgtgtgtgtatacgtAGATAGCAGGACGCTTCGTTCCTTAATAATAATAGAGATCTCTTAATAACCTCAAGGAGGATCGTCATAGAGGTTCCTAATTGTGATTAGTTTACTTTCCTTTTGTTAGATTGAGGATAATGCTTTTGCTATGTCATGTTAATATTTTTTCTTGGGTCTCACTTTTGTTTaagttttttataatataatttatgttcTTCTTCAAATGCCTATTCTTAAGGTTTTGCTTTGATGGGATAAGGAATATTTTCTTATGGGATGTTGGGTTTAGTGCAGAGTGTTTGTGTCAATATTGGGTTTAGTTCTATTTTGAGAATTCGATTCTTTAATCGGTTTGGCCTATTTGAGTTATATTTTGTATGCAGCAGCAGTGTGAAACATTgttgtttgatttaattttgtgGATGTCATGTCACTAGAAGAACCATTGAAACTAATCCAATGTCAAAATACAAGtgcaacttttatttattttagagcTGATGAAATCTTCTTACTAGATGCAGTTTTTATTATTTATCTTTTCTGGATATGTCCTTGTGTTACTTGCATTTGAAATGTAAATAACATGCATCTTTCCTCCTGCTTTAcatatttttaatgttaatttgATTTTTGTTAACCTTTTCAATAGTTTGCATTTGGAAGAATGGTGAGAGTCAGTGTATTGAATGATGCTCTTAAGAGCATGTATAATGCTGAGAAGAGAGGCAAAAGACAAGTTATGATCAGGCCATCCTCGAAAGTGATTATCAAGTTTCTTTTGGTCATGCAGAAGCATGGTTTGTTCATGCATAAATTTAGGCTTTTACCCTAGTTGAAATATTGAATGTTATTGGAAAAATATGTTGGTTTATGTATTGACTGTATTGCCATTGCAGGTTATATTGGAGAGTTTGAGTATGTTGATGATCACAGAGCTGGCAAAATTGTGGTTGAACTGAATGGACGGTTGAACAAATGTGGAGTTATTAGTCCTCGCTTTGATATTGGAGTCAAAGAGATTGAAGGTTGGACTGCTAGATTGCTTCCTTCAAGACAAGTGAGTCTTACTCTTAAAATCATAGTTTTTAGAGAACAATAGTTTCTAACTTGATGGAAATTGATTATGGATATTTTTGCCTAGTGACATACCTAGGAGcttggtggatgagtggccatattagactagataaagtccgtaatgagagtattagagaaaaggtaggagtgataccaattgaggataagttgagagaagggagattgagttggtttggtcatgtgaagcgtagacatatggaggctccagttagacaagtatagCACGTTaggttagagaatagaaagaaaaaaaggggtagacctaaattgacttggaggagagtagtacaacatgacctagaagcattacaaatttatgaggatttaacccaaaattgtttagagtggagaaagcgaatccatacagccgaccccaaattttttggataaagactttgttgagttgagttgagtagaaGGTAATTTGATTGATGTTATTTTGTCCCTTAGGTGTTTTTTGTTGGAACTGAATGAACACTTTTTTAGGCTCATGTATTTTCTTGTTTGATTGCATTATTGTgattttatttgaaaaaaaaaagttctatCTGTAGACAAGGTTGTCGTGTTACACATATGATTGTATACTCATATGGGCCTCAGGATAAGCTATTAGCCTTTGCATTCCTTCCTCGACCCTGAAGGGTATCTAATTTTTATAATGAATATACGCAGTTTGGCTATATTGTGCTGACAACATCTGCTGGCATCATGGATCATGAAGAAGCTAGGAGAAAGAATGTTGGAGGCAAAGTACTTGGTTTCTTTTATTGATCGGAGCTTTTGGTATAATTTTTGGCTTACTGATGAGTAGCTTATTCCTATCCCAATTTTCGTTTAAATGTTTATGTTTATACTATTTTGTACCTGAGGTAAACTTTTGCTTTGGTTATGATTTAAGAATTAAAGATCATGTTCTGTGCCATCTGACATTTTGAGTATTCAAACCTTAAGGTTGTTGCCTGGTAATGGTTGTCTGACTTTTGTCCCCTTTGCATTGTATGCATAGATCACTTTATCTTTGGATTTCACTTGTGAAATGCTCTTGAAGGTGGAGCTGATTCTGGAACGATGATGGTAAATCACCTTGGATTATCTGATGCCTTCGTTTTGCTTATTCACTAATTTCTGAATTTGAATGCCATAACTAAATCATTCCAATCTTGCATTGATTATGAACATCTATTAAGGGATGGTCCATCATTAgtcttttttaattatttcaacaGTTACATCATTTAAGGTATTTTTTTTTTGGCCTGACTGTACATATGTCTTGAGACACCCACTCCATCAAAGCTATCCAAACGATGACAATCGTGTTTCCTTGGTGTCTATGAGCATTCGTTCCAAGCTAAAATTTCTTCACCTTTATTCATCAACTCATCTGCCACACCTTGAGTCTATTTGGAAACTTGATTTCCGTTTTGTTATTTCTTATAATGgaaagaattaaatttttaacttaaaaatgtatattttaaaagattaaaaattGTGTTGTCTTGCAAatgattttttttcaaattaagcTTTTAGCATCGTCTCTAACCCAAATGACTCCTAATGAGTTAGACCACTATCCTGCGCAAACTCACTCTTGTGAAACTGATGCAGCTAGAAAGGGATAAGTAAAGGAAATAGCTTGGAACTATCATATAATCAGTTCAGCCAAGCTCGGGACCGGAATTGATGTATGTTTGATGGGTTCAAACAGGATCGAGGCAGGGTTGATCTCAGAATAGAGATATGCATTCGGTTaaccaaattgaaattttattaataaaattaatcaaaatcgaaagaagattgaagctaataaaaaaaaaaaaattgggacaaacttaaaaaaaaaaaaaaaaaaaaaaaatatatatatatatatatatatatatatatatatatatattttattattaattaataaaaatatgtttataattttttattcataaaatgataaatatgatttatttttagtaaaattacaattttaaacaaatttaaattacAAGTAACTGAATTGATATTGAAAGCCAAAATTTTAGGAATTACTAATTAATAACTAAATCAAACCAAACATTATTAGCATAAATCAAGAGGTTATTTGATTCAGTTGTTAGatctaaacaattgaaccaaCCTATTTGATGAAATACTCAGAGTCGTAGCATGAATCAACTCTAAATTAGGAGCAGGTTCAAATCAGCTGCATAATTACTTCATGAGTTGACAAAAATAGCCCTCATTAATCCCATACTTTAAAAGCAACGTGGTGCTTCCAAGAAAGGGCTGTACGTATTTCAAAGTGGCGTACATACATTTATTTAATGTTTTCAAGtaactattttaaaaaatataataacattATTTGAACGAAGTTAAATGTTTATTTTAAATGTATTATTATTGTATTTGTTATATAAGCATTTTAATTactaattttatttacaatttaaatataaatacattTAAAAACTATGTAATTTTagaattgtattttttttaatttttatttattaatttctataacataataaattaataattatattctatttcaaaaataaaataaacaatataatatatattcttaTTAATTATACTCTTATTAATCATTTTACacatcaataataataaatagaTATAATTTATCAAATGCTTagaatatattaaatataatcaattataaattactaattatcaattaaatctaATAGTTAAATCaaatagacaaaaaaaaaataatttttttacctgTCGGTAGTTGAGAGTCCCCTCGACAGCAAGTGTATAAATAGCCTACTCGATTTATTTTTTCAAAGAAAGTCAAATCTCCTCTCCCTTTCTGCACTACTGTGACATGCAATGGTAGGAGTGAGTTTTTGTTTGGGTAGTTGTGCTTTGAAGGCTTAGAATCCTTGGGACACTTCAAGATCAAGGGTGAATTGAAGACTTCATCCACCTATTTCTTCTCTTTCTCAAGCTTAAGGGAAGAAGAGGTAATCCTTCTTTCTTTGATCTTTTATAAGGATCCAAACATGTTTATAAGTCTTAGATTGTATAATTTCCTTTGCATGTGAGGGTTGAGAAGTTTTAATTTTGGTATGGTTAAGTGAGAGTTGATAACGTATGCTTAGGGGAGATTTTGAGGTTGGGTTATGTTTTACACATGGGGTTTTGGTATTCTTGATGCTAAATCATGTATTGTCCTTAGTTTTATCAAGTTTAAGTGTTTATagccttaaatggctagtttccTTAGATGAACTTAAAAGATTCTTGTTAATGTTATGTTTGAAGTTAGGAAGAAACTTGATTCTTGAGTTTTTATTGATGCAAGTGAACTTTGAGCttggtttcaagttatttgaGGCCCTAATTATATGTTAGGATGTTTGGATTGTGTTTTGGAGCATGGGCTTGAGTTTTGAtgaagttttgagtgagttactaTAGGTTTTTGACttggaaattctagaaatttctAGTTACAACCATCAAAAACCATTTTTTCAATAGCCGAAGTTATGTAGTTTCTtgagaaaatctgaaaaatttccaAGTTCAACAATCGAAGTCCAAGACTTCAGTAGCCGCAGTCACTACTAGACTAAAAGGATTTTTAAGGCTCAAGATTTTGACAGCCGAAGTCCAAGACTTTGGCAACCACAATAGCTACTGCTTAAAAAGGGCAGTTGATGTTTAACATTTTGGCAATCGAAGTTGGTTATGCCAGCCTTATTTTCCTTTAGTTATAAGGttccaaaacatgattttatTATCGAAAAGGACTTAGAATTTGTTGGTTTGATGTAGGTATAGAGTTTTAGAGTTTCGAATAACTCCTTATGTGTAATGACCTAGCCTGAGGGCCATCACCGGCACTAGGGATTAGGTCAGCTTAAGGCTACCGAAACCCATGGTAAGCCTAAAAACCCATTAGACATGAAGATATTCCTGTATCTCACAATCCAAGCATACTCCAAATCATTATACTTTAGTCTTTTTATCCATACTTAAACATTCATAGTATAGAATTGGTTCAGAATTTGAACCTTTGCATACATAGAAAATCACTAAAGTGTAATTAGCTCAAACATACATACTAACATGAGGAGTTAGCTTAGATTTTAATCCTACATAATCACATCACTTATACTTAAGAAaacattaattaaatattaagtaCTGGCACAATAACTAtctatttataatttacatgtccATCTAATCATACCATATACATATAAACACGCTATGGCTACTCTTACTACTCATGCTCCAAAGGAATCTTCCATTCCTGCACTCCTTCATCTGGGGTTAAGGGAAAGGGGTGAGCTTACATacgctcagtgagtaaactaatcaacataatttaaaatttatcattcatttcatatattTGCAATGCACATTCAAATgggttttcacatcataaacatttcatgtACGATAGACTTATCACTAGTGACTATCCCAATCCAATGTGCCCAGCTCATATAAAGGCTCTTTAGGATTTTTGCTTAATATATCCAATGTGCCAGATTCATACAGAGGCTCTTTAGGACTTTCACTTAAAACATGACATGCATCATGCACTAAAGGCATCGTAAAGATCTCCCTTTAGATTTTATGGAtccataaaatacataaaataacataGTCATAACCATCGAGGAAGTCAGTAGGTCATCCATAATCCATCATGCACCAATAATAAATATGCAATTATGCAATATATTCATATTCTAGATACATACACACTAAttaaatatgacatgatgcatgatgatgattataaattaaatttagaattttatatttattaaggttagaattaCTCAACTCTTGTAGCCTCTCAACCACCTAACTCGAACAGTAGCTATCCTCGGATCTTTAACTTCCTAAGTACCTCAAGTCCGATCCTATAACATGGACCCTAAAGAGTTATACAAcgttctaaaac
Proteins encoded:
- the LOC110639728 gene encoding 40S ribosomal protein S15a-1, which gives rise to MVRVSVLNDALKSMYNAEKRGKRQVMIRPSSKVIIKFLLVMQKHGYIGEFEYVDDHRAGKIVVELNGRLNKCGVISPRFDIGVKEIEGWTARLLPSRQFGYIVLTTSAGIMDHEEARRKNVGGKVLGFFY